The following nucleotide sequence is from Synchiropus splendidus isolate RoL2022-P1 chromosome 1, RoL_Sspl_1.0, whole genome shotgun sequence.
TGCTTTTGCTcagtatttgtgtgtgtatgtcatgAACAATTGGTGAGTCACCACATGGTCAACAAAAAATGTTCAACAGcaataatgtctttttttgggTCCTCCGTAGTCACCATTGAAATGGACGACATCGAAGTGGAGGTGAGAGCGAGTTCCGAAGCCGTTCCGGCGGGTCAGCCTTTCAACATCTCTTGTGTTGGCCCTGCCGGACCCGAATTCATCCACCAGTGGGTTCatccaaaaacacaggcaagCTGCAAGCTATGACTTTCTTCTCTGTCATCCACAAGTATGCTGATCCCCTTTCCTGCCCGGCCGAACTGCGGGCTTTAAAATAGCCAGTAATGGTTTTGGGACCTGATTCCAAGAGGAACTAGGGCGGCCCTCTGTGGTGAAAGATGTGTGGTAGAAAAGACTTCATAACAGCTGACTTTGTTAAACATATGAGTGCTTAGACTGGAATATAGTTTAAAGATCCATGCCAACACACTGTTTTAGTGAGCCGAAGCGTATACTTTCCTGGTGTCTTTTAATACAGTCAAACATATATAACAAAAACGTACGTCGTTGCATGTCGCTGGGCACATGTTTTGGACTATTCTCTTCTACATGCCTGGAAAACAGGACAACATCGCTGGAAGTCACCAAGTTCAAAAGACAGGCAAGAGTGAAGTCAAATGACCCTGAAACACACAGATTTCTGCACATGACGGCGAGCTGATGGTTTCCTCCAAGCTTCTGGACCagtgttgtttatgtttgtgtgcGTTACTATGCCGATTGAGTGCTGTAATCTGAACACCatcctgtttatttttatgaatgaaaCTCCCACAAGTCCATCTGCAGAGTCCAGACACAGGTTCAGTTTTAGTAGTATGTTAAAAAAAGATCTCTGTGATGTTGATTTATCTTCTGCTGCCACTCAAGTGTTTTAGCCATCAGGCTTTCCCCGACTTTTACGCTTCATTGCTCATGTCTGTGTTGCATCTCTGCTCtcctaggctgaaaatgccGTTCAGTTCAAACAGACTTCCTCTGACCGGGTCATCTACACTCTTAGTATTGAAGAAGCAAACGTTAAAGACACTGGCAGCTACGAGTGCTCCATCACCCATGTTCACAGCGGACAGGCTCGAGTCAGCAGCGTCGCGGTCACTGTCTTCGGTAAGCCCATTTGAAGTCactgtttttttatattcaggTGTATGTTTTCCAAAAGAGGACAGATGCTACTTTTTATAGATCTACCTTCATTTGTGTCGAACTTTCCATAATCTGACGGGAGAACTTCTGCTTTCAACATCAGCCACTGTGCAGTTAGGCGATGACTGCACCAGATGTGTGTCAGACTTCTACCCCGACTGTCCCTGTCATCTTGATCCCCAGCTCACCTTCTTTATTATTCCTGGCCCTCATTAGGAGTCTGTGCCTCATTTCAGACTTCTGTTTTCTTCCTTTTCAGAGGAGAATTCCTTCGTGACTCTGGATCACAGCGGCATTGGGTCGACGGTGTTCGTGAGCCTGTTGGAGGAGACAGAGTTTACCATCTTAATACATGCGTACCCGGCTCCCAAAATCTCTTGGCTGAAAGACGGAAAGTCCATAACAGAGAACTACTACGTGACCACGAGTTCGAGTCACCTCGACGGAAATCGGTGAGTGCAGATTTAATCGCTGCTGCTACGTATACATTTAATGCTTAATTCTTTTTTCCCTACTCACAGGTATCAAAGTATTATCATATTCCGGCAGCCGATGGAGAAAGACAATGGGAATTACACCATCTCTACTGTCAGTGGCTCTCACTCCGCTCACTTCTCCTTCATCCTGAATGTTAAAGGTACAGAAAAGAACTTCTCTTGATTCATTCATCTCTTCATTCTTTCATGCTTCCTTGTCTCTCATTAAACATCTCCCTCGGCTCTCCTCAGCCTCCAGCTCTTTCACATTCCCTCCCTCATCAGCGCCGGTGCTGCTGCCCAGCATGGAGGAGATGGTGGTCCAGCTCCATAATTCTTTCACCCTGACCTGTCGTGGTGAGGCTAAACTGATCTGGGACATTCCCCTAGAAGTGCCTGAGCAAACTCAGCAGGACAACAGTGGCTTGTTTGTCACCACCATCACGGTCCACAATGCTACTGCCATGCACACCGGTTACTACAGATGCCTCTACAGCAGGAACGATACAGAGGAGAGTGAAGACAGCAGCATCTACATCTATGTGCCAGGTGTGTTATCTATCCATTTAAAACCAAACATCAACTCTAGTATCCAGATTTTAGTTAACTTAGTTAACTTTAGTTAAAGTTAAGTGTTGCTCTATCCAGATCCAGACGTTCCTTTTGTGCCGTCGTTGACGTCGCCGTTTGCCAACCACGTGCTGTCTGACCATGAAGAGATGGAGATCCAGTGCCGTGTGACCGACCCTTCCGCTGTTGTCACGCTGGTGAACGTTGACACCCAGCAGCCCGTGTCGAGCATCTACGACAGCAAAAGAGGAGCTTTGGGGATTTTCACTGCCGGAACATACATGTGCAAGGCAGCCATCAACGGAGAGGAACATTACAGCGAAGAATACATCGTCCACGGAtggacaggtgtgtgtctgcttcCCCGTAAATGAACgtcagtcattcattttcaaggaTAAGGAATGTAAACGCTAAAGTCAGGACACAGCAGAAGTGAAGATGATCAAGTTATAGAGAGTCATCGGCACAACAGTCGGTGACAGAGAATGCTTGGAAGTATTTTGCTGTCCTGATCAGTTCTGACTGAGGAATCACAAGAATTTCTAGGCAGCATGTGGACATGCCATTTCTTCATCCAGTCACGCTGGTCGCCTCTTCCCAGCTGGGCATGTCAGGAAGCCTGGGAAGGACGAGCACCAGCTGGCATCCATTTGGGAAGCTCAGACAACCTGAATATGATTTATTATCTGCACATAACTCAGCTGATTTGTGCTTCAATTGCCAATGAAAGACTTTCTGCCCCTACTCAAACATGGAACCAATTTCCTTCAGCGATTTTGTGACTCAGGTCGCAGGTCCGACTTTGTCTTAGAAGTGAAGAAATAGGAAGTGACCATGCCATTTGTCACCACATTTACTGAACAGAACTGTTCCCCTCAGGTTCAGCGGAATTAAAGGTGGAGCTGTCAGCCAAACGCACAGCTCTGCTGGTTGGTGACACTCTTACAGTGACCTGCGTGGCTCGAGGATCTGAGATTCTGGACGACCACTGGAAATACCCCGGCAAGCTGGTGGGAAAGAGTTCAAAAGAGAAGAGTTGGGAGAGCTCATCAAGTGTAAACATAAATTCTGATCTCGAAACAGGCAAATCGTGGTGTCAAGACAGTTCAGGAGAACAAGAGGAACCAGGAGATCGTCTACACACTGACAATCCCACAAGCCTCGTCCAAGGACAGTGGGATTTACTCCTGCTCCATCACCGATATCATCAGCAACGAGAGCCAGACCAAGCAGCTGGCCGTCAGAGTTTACGGTAATATGCCAATTTTATATTACTCACTCCTACCTggcccatgatgcactgcaacagtagaagctgttttggcatttgaaattgaattatatttttcatggtttccaaatattcaataaatgtaATTCCGATGGTTTTAGCTTTTTAGCTCTGGAATCTCACCAGTGTTTGCTTTACTGATGTCTTTCTAGCGGCTGAGCATCTGCTTCAGTGCTAAAGTTTGAATACTTTCCCCCAACAGAAAGTGAGTTTCTGTCAGTCAAGCCGGAGTTCAGTGACCGGGAATCAGCTGAGCTGGACGAGGTCCGGGAATTCAGAGCCCAGATCGACACCTTCCCTGATGTTCGCGTCACTTGGCTGAAAGACGGCTTTTCTCTCAATGATGTAACAGCTGAAATATCCACCAGCCTGCGGCAGGTCAGCGAGACGAGGTGAGAGTCCAGTAATCACCTTAAAGTGGTAACATGCCGAGCCCTTTGGCCTTTTATTAGCGTGATTGCAGTCTTCACTCCTTCAGTCCAACGGCGGTGTTGTCTTGTGCAGGTACCTCAGTGTTCTAACGCTGATCCGTGccaaagaggaggacagagggaaCTACACCATGAGAGCGGAGAATGGGAACCAAAGTCAGAGTGTCAGCTTCAGCCTTCAGGTTAAAGGTCagaaatgtgaatttatttcatttcatttctttttttttttttggttaataaAACATTCAATGTCCTTGAATGTTTTCAATAATGAACTTCCATGTAAACATTGTCGGGACTGAACACTCGACTTTTGCCGGATACTTTATTTTGCCTCAGTCGTCCGCTTGGGTTGACACAATACTCACcagttgtatttttttccaaatgaccTAGACAACACTCTCAGCATAGGAACTTTATATTATACacgtaacatccaacttacgaccagAATCGATTCcaaccaaccagtcgtaagtcagattgggcgtaagtcgaatgccattcaaaacatccgacgcgagggttataggtgctactgtagtggtagattgctgcgtgagagtgagatgctgggatactgtgctgccgtaactgtcgtacgcgttgtcgggctgctacgtgctgcgttgccagacattgaattaaaaaaaaaaaaaggcatctgctggccgtggtcgtaagtatgggtgaacgtaagtcgagcaggtcgcaaGTCGGATGTTGCTTTTATATTATGACTGGCCAAGAAGTTGTATACACGTCTGAATTTTTGCCACTTCATTGCAGTCCCAGCTGTCATCGTTGACCTCATGGACATCCACCACGGCTCAGCCATGGGACAGTCGGTGATCTGCGTCACTGGTGGTCAGCCCACTCCTGACATTGAGTGGTTTGTGTGCAAGAACATTAAACAGTAAGTCAGTATACAATACTTGACCGTCTATCTTCACTAGTTGCTCACAATCACGCTGCTTTTGCACAGCTGTGCCAACGACTCGTCCTTCTGGGAGCCGCTGCCCGCCAACTCCACTGAGGTCTCCATGGACTCTCACCTGGATGAGTACAACAATCTAGAGAGCCAGGTGGTGTTTGGTCATCTGGAGAGCACGGTGGCCGTCCGCTGCCTGGCCAGGAATGAAATGGCTGCCGTCAGCAGAGAAATCAAACTGGTGTCCAACGGTGAGAACCAATACGTGTTGACAGTTGACAGCCCTTGATGTCTGTTTATCTTTCACGTTATTTCCTCCGGACCCTTTGAATTCTTACGCTGAGAGTGAGAGGCAGTTGGGGTAGATTGCAGTGGAGCTGGTGTGGAAGCAGTTGTTGGGTCATGAAGAAACAGCTGATGAGGCCCTTTAACATGGGAATGGGTTTGTCTGCAGGGATCCCACAACCAACTGGTCCTCTCATAACACCCGCCCCCACAGGCTGTTGCTATTCTCCCCCTCCCCCACttccttgtttccctccagcttATCGTCAACAGTCATCTAGAGATAGGGATATTCAGAGGAGAAAGTTCCAATTTAAAGACTTTATTATTAGCGCTCTTATCAGTCTTGTGTGCATCCAAACACGTGttcatgtctgtgtgagtgACGGCTGACTCTGCCCACGAACAGGCCGCCATCCCGAGCTGaccgctgctgctgttgtgctggtcatcctcgtcttcatcatcatcttacTCATTGTCTTGGTTGTTGTCTGGAAACAGGTATTGCTGCTCCCATGTGGCGTTGCTTCTCTCATCCACCCATCTGCACCTCAACCTCAGCTCTGTATGATGACTAACAAGGAGCTATGTGTTTCAGAAACCTCGATACGAGATCCGCTGGAGGGTGATTGAGTCTGTGAGTCCAGATGGGCACGAGTACATCTACGTGGACCCAATGCAGCTTCCCTATGACTCCAGATGGGAGTTCCCTCGGGACAGACTTGTGCTTGGTGAGCTGAAAACCCTTTCTGGTCTCAGCAGGGAAAAATGTAGCCTTTGAAGATATGAAAAGATAAGTGTGCCGGTTGGCTCATTGCTCACGGAATTTGGTCACATACTGCAGCCTCACACAGATGAGGAATCCAGATTGTATGAAAGTGCAAATAGGTCAATTTGTCCTAAAGCCTTTCATGTTCCTCAGGTCGCATTCTTGGTTCTGGAGcgtttggaaaggtcgtggagGGAACCGCTTACGGACTGAGTCGCTCCCAACCTGTGATGAAGGTGGCGGTGAAAATGTTAAAACGTGAGTTGAGCCCACGGCAGAACAGCTGAGGCTTAAGCTGACTGAATGTGACCACACAGACTTTGATGattttctttacatttaaatgcacaTGCTTCTTTCTCTTGCTCAGCTACACAGTAGCAATGACAACTATCAATGAGACCTTTACACATttattgatgatgtcatctcttCTATTTTTCCACTTTTAGCAACAGCCCGCTCCAGTGAGAAGCAGGCCCTCATGTCTGAGTTGAAGATCATGACTCATCTAGGACCTCATCTGAACATTGTGAACCTCCTGGGAGCCTGCACCAAGTCAGGTGCGAGTCACACTTTCTAAATGACGTCTTAGTATCTCATATGCTGGAATGAGTAACCAATGCAGAGATATCCACATTACAGGCAGTGACTTAAGTTTCTGCCAGTAAACCTATAGAAACttgcacaaaaaaacaagccaTTTATAGACAGTATCTTGAAGTGGTTAAGCCAAGTGAAATTTCCCAGTGATATGATATTAAAGACTTAAAAGTTGAGAGACTCTGTCAAAGGTCTGTTGGGTGAGGAATTTCATAAAACAGCtatgaaatatttcatgcaTCAAATACGTCAAGTAGCTGTTTGGAATTTCCATGAGACGTTGATCATGCTATGctgaagagctgctgctgccacaaaGGTCACGTCTCATATATGACCTCCAGAGATTGTCCTGTTGCAGATCTCTCCTGCCTAAAAATGGACATACACTGAGGCTGGGTGTGGTATTTTAATGGGTTTCTATGGCAAACCTGACTCTCTGCATCTGGAGTGCTCTCAGCCACTTTTACGATGCCCTGATAAGATTAGCCTGCAGACTGACGCTGCTGTGTTTTCGTTCCCAGGCCCAATCTATATCATCACAGAGTACTGCTTCTACGGGGACCTGGTCAACTACCTGCACAAGAACCGAGAGAATTTCCTCAGCCTGAGTCCAGAGAAGCATAAGAAAGACTTGGATATCTTCGGCATCAACCCTGCAGACGAGAGCAGCCGGAGGTTTGTCACACCCTCCTTCAACGTTAACATAAAGCTTTGTTTCTGTTCCCTAAAATCTGAACTGCACACTTGCTGTTTGCCGTAAACACCTCAACTTTAACTCGATCAGCATTTGCCGCGGTCGCGGCAACTGTCTGGCGTCTTCACCAAATCAAATGGTCGTCTTAAGCGGCCTCAGCTTTCAAGTTAATTTCATTAAACCCGCAGTAGCTAACTGTGCATGCTGAAACTGGAGCTCTTGCTTTTTCTGTCTGCGGGTCTTCTGCTCTGATGGATGACTCACAGTGACCACACCTAGAAATGACCGAAACATGATTTAATCCAGGCTCCCGCTTGAACCTCAACCACGTCTTCCTCTAACCCCAACCAGACCCAATGACAGGGTTCAGTCAAGGACACGTGTGGGTTAATGTAATCGCATTGTCAAATAGAAATTAGGTTATTAAAGCTTGGAGCAACAaccttgtgttgtttgtgacgGTGATGCAAACGTTCACCATCGTGGTTTGGAATCATCGCGACACATCAGGGTTCTAGAATCCAATGGTACAGAAGGTCTGATGTCAAGCTTCACTCCTATTCTTGCATCCCTGGTGCAGCTACGTGATCCTGTCGTTCGAGGGCAAAGGAGACTACATGGACATGAAGCAGGTGGACAACACTCAGTACGTCCCCATGCTGGAGATGAGCAACGCCTCCAAGTACTCAGACATTCAGAGCTCCAACTACGACCACCCTCCCTCTAAGAAGGACTCGAGTGGTAAGTCCAATTCCTACATTAGTTTGTATTGAATGTGACAGACAGTGATGATATGAGGGTGTGAATCACGGCAGCTGTCGACTAGAAAAGACACCAaaccttcttctctctcctcgCGTTCACCTCTCTCCTCTGGCTTACTGGCTTATATTAGCGTGGCTTCAGTGCTTGGCTGAGTCGGTTTAGGCTACAGCCCAGTCAGAGTTTAGGGCCGGTGCAGCCCTGTAATTACCCAGAGGAGGTAATTGCAGCACACACATAATAATGTCCAGTTTCTCTCTGCCATTAGTTAACTGCAGGAGCCTCATTTTCCATACGTGCTGAACTCACGCTGatttcctgtgtgtgtctgaatcCAGAGCTGGACAGTCTGCTGTCCGACGACATGAACGCCGGCCTCAGCACCACCGACCTGCTCAGCTTCACCTACCAGGTGGCCAGAGGCATGGAGTTCCTGGCTTCCAAAAACGTAAGTGAGACAGGTCAGACGAGACAGGTTTTGGTTGGGATCGGTGCATTCTTCGTCTGCGGGGTTGACAGACACTGAGCCAGGAACCGAGGAG
It contains:
- the pdgfra gene encoding platelet-derived growth factor receptor alpha, with the translated sequence MYSRQRNIKRGLLKDGTSITMDGIKLLVVLCVISATVSVGSGLLPPTIISNEDEFVLKPNSIFNISCTGKRNVVWAEPLPKNVYVYPGYYTATLFIDHATVENTGYYMCVYENRELEEGMYEDNEAGIYIYVPDPLFPFVPESPENLVVPMDTAGVPISCRVSDPNSHVILRSVPSGEEMSAYYDNKMGFFGSLTPGQYQCETTVRGQTIRSDVYTVEDQVTIEMDDIEVEVRASSEAVPAGQPFNISCVGPAGPEFIHQWVHPKTQAENAVQFKQTSSDRVIYTLSIEEANVKDTGSYECSITHVHSGQARVSSVAVTVFEENSFVTLDHSGIGSTVFVSLLEETEFTILIHAYPAPKISWLKDGKSITENYYVTTSSSHLDGNRYQSIIIFRQPMEKDNGNYTISTVSGSHSAHFSFILNVKASSSFTFPPSSAPVLLPSMEEMVVQLHNSFTLTCRGEAKLIWDIPLEVPEQTQQDNSGLFVTTITVHNATAMHTGYYRCLYSRNDTEESEDSSIYIYVPDPDVPFVPSLTSPFANHVLSDHEEMEIQCRVTDPSAVVTLVNVDTQQPVSSIYDSKRGALGIFTAGTYMCKAAINGEEHYSEEYIVHGWTGSAELKVELSAKRTALLVGDTLTVTCVARGSEILDDHWKYPGKLANRGVKTVQENKRNQEIVYTLTIPQASSKDSGIYSCSITDIISNESQTKQLAVRVYESEFLSVKPEFSDRESAELDEVREFRAQIDTFPDVRVTWLKDGFSLNDVTAEISTSLRQVSETRYLSVLTLIRAKEEDRGNYTMRAENGNQSQSVSFSLQVKVPAVIVDLMDIHHGSAMGQSVICVTGGQPTPDIEWFVCKNIKHCANDSSFWEPLPANSTEVSMDSHLDEYNNLESQVVFGHLESTVAVRCLARNEMAAVSREIKLVSNGRHPELTAAAVVLVILVFIIILLIVLVVVWKQKPRYEIRWRVIESVSPDGHEYIYVDPMQLPYDSRWEFPRDRLVLGRILGSGAFGKVVEGTAYGLSRSQPVMKVAVKMLKPTARSSEKQALMSELKIMTHLGPHLNIVNLLGACTKSGPIYIITEYCFYGDLVNYLHKNRENFLSLSPEKHKKDLDIFGINPADESSRSYVILSFEGKGDYMDMKQVDNTQYVPMLEMSNASKYSDIQSSNYDHPPSKKDSSELDSLLSDDMNAGLSTTDLLSFTYQVARGMEFLASKNCVHRDLAARNVLLSQGKIVKICDFGLARDIMHDNNYVSKGSTFLPVKWMAPESIFDNLYTTLSDVWSYGILLWEIFSLGGTPYPGMVVDSSFYNKIKSGYRMSKPEHAPHDMYELMMKCWNSEPEKRPSFLGLSETVSSLLPSSYKRHYEKVNHEFLKSDHPAVTRVCMENDDYIDIPYKNQSKLKDRESGFDEQRLSSDSGYIIPLPDLDPISDEEYGKRNRHSSQTSEESAIDTGSSSSTYNKREGETLEDITLLDEMCLDCSDLVEDSFL